In a single window of the Mus musculus strain C57BL/6J chromosome 6, GRCm38.p6 C57BL/6J genome:
- the E330021D16Rik gene encoding ubiquitin-conjugating enzyme E2 Q2-like isoform X1, whose amino-acid sequence MSSGLKAELEFLASIFHKDHERLRIVSWHLDDLQCQFLVPEATVGSPPSPPPLTLHCTITESYPSSPAMWFVDSDDPDLTSILERLENSKPDSSLSQQLKWLICELCRLYNLPEHLDVEMLDQPVPIAQKATIKDGSSEEDEDASYGLDDSDYYDMKEEETSSEKTSENEGLEKEDLEILENIQKNLWQKNASGATSGSVCASDRLMKELREIYRSQSYKSGTFSVELINDSLYDWHVKLRKVDPDSCLYRDLQRLKQKEGIDYILLNFSFKDNFPFDPPFVRVVLPVLSDGYVLDGGALCMELLTNQGWSSAYSIESVILQINATLVKGKARVRFGVDNHYTEQVARRVYKSMVLKHEKSGWFTPPQKDG is encoded by the coding sequence ATGTCGTCAGGTCTTAAGGCTGAGCTGGAGTTCCTAGCATCCATCTTCCACAAGGACCACGAGCGGCTGCGCATCGTGAGCTGGCACCTGGATGACCTACAGTGTCAGTTCCTGGTGCCGGAGGCAACTGTGGGCAGTCCGCCCTCGCCGCCACCGCTCACCCTTCACTGCACCATCACCGAGTCCTACCCATCTTCACCGGCGATGTGGTTCGTGGACTCTGACGATCCAGATCTCACATCGATCCTGGAACGCCTGGAAAATTCGAAGCCAGACAGTTCGCTTAGTCAGCAGCTCAAGTGGCTGATCTGTGAACTCTGCCGCTTATATAACCTGCCTGAGCACCTGGATGTGGAGATGCTGGACCAGCCGGTCCCCATCGCTCAGAAGGCCACCATCAAAGATGGGTCTTCAGAAGAAGACGAAGATGCATCTTACGGACTGGACGACTCGGATTATTATGACATGAAAGAAGAAGAGACGAGTAGTGAGAAAACGTCAGAGAATGAAGGGCTTGAGAAAGAGGATTTGGAAATATTAGAGAATATCCAGAAAAACCTTTGGCAAAAGAATGCAAGTGGTGCCACGTCTGGCTCAGTGTGTGCTTCAGATAGACTTATGAAAGAACTCAGAGAAATATACAGATCGCAGAGTTACAAATCAGGGACTTTTTCAGTGGAACTGATAAATGACAGCTTATATGACTGGCACGTTAAACTGAGGAAGGTTGACCCTGATAGTTGCTTGTACAGAGACCTTCAGCGCTTGAAACAAAAAGAAGGCATAGACTATATTTTGCTTAACTTCTCTTTCAAAGATAACTTTCCGTTTGATCCTCCATTTGTTCGAGTCGTGTTGCCTGTACTCTCTGATGGTTATGTCTTGGATGGGGGGGCATTGTGTATGGAACTGCTTACCAATCAGGGCTGGAGCAGCGCCTACTCCATAGAATCGGTCATCTTGCAGATCAATGCCACCTTAGTCAAAGGCAAGGCCAGGGTGCGCTTTGGAGTAGATAATCACTATACTGAACAAGTGGCTAGACGGGTCTATAAATCCATGGTGCTGAAGCATGAGAAATCAGGCTGGTTCACTCCTCCACAGAAAGATGGGTAA